In a genomic window of Gossypium arboreum isolate Shixiya-1 chromosome 9, ASM2569848v2, whole genome shotgun sequence:
- the LOC108454927 gene encoding inorganic phosphate transporter 1-4-like — protein MAREQLGVLNALDAAKTQWYHFTAIVIAGMGFFTDAYDLFCISLVTKLLGRIYYHVDGALKPGTLPPNVAAAVNGVALVGTLVGQLFFGWLGDKMGRKKVYGLTLILMVVCSIASGLSFGSTAKGVIATLCFFRFWLGFGIGGDYPLSATIMSEYANKKTRGAFIAAVFAMQGFGILGGGIVGLIVSAAFDHAYKAPAYSVDAAASTVPQADYVWRIILMVGAIPAALTYYWRMKMPETARFTALVAKNAKQAVADMSKVLNIDLEAEEDKVIKISTDRTNSFGLFSREFLKRHGLHLLGTTTTWFLLDIAFYSQNLFQKDIFSAIGWIPKAASMNAIHEVYKIARAQTLIALCSTVPGYWFTVALIDIMGRFAIQLMGFFFMTVFMFALAIPYHHWTLEPNRIGFVIMYSLTFFFANFGPNATTFVVPAEIFPARLRSTCHGISAAAGKAGAIVGAFGFLYAAQSTDPAKTDAGYPPGIGVRYSLIMLGVINFFGMLFTLLVPESKGKSLEELTGENGDENDEKQIQMDPSRTVPI, from the coding sequence ATGGCTAGAGAACAGTTAGGAGTGCTGAATGCACTAGATGCAGCCAAGACTCAGTGGTATCATTTCACCGCCATTGTTATCGCAGGGATGGGATTTTTCACCGATGCTTACGATCTCTTTTGCATCTCTTTGGTCACCAAATTACTCGGTCGTATATATTACCATGTCGATGGTGCACTCAAGCCCGGTACCCTACCTCCCAACGTTGCTGCCGCTGTCAACGGTGTTGCTTTAGTCGGTACATTAGTTGGCCAACTATTTTTCGGGTGGCTCGGCGACAAAATGGGCCGGAAAAAAGTCTATGGTCTCACTTTGATTCTCATGGTTGTTTGCTCTATTGCCTCTGGCTTGTCATTTGGAAGCACTGCTAAAGGTGTTATAGCTACCCTTTGTTTCTTCCGGTTTTGGCTCGGTTTCGGCATTGGTGGTGACTACCCTCTTTCGGCTACGATTATGTCCGAATACGCCAACAAAAAAACTCGTGGAGCATTTATCGCGGCGGTGTTCGCAATGCAAGGGTTCGGGATTTTAGGTGGTGGTATTGTGGGACTTATTGTTTCTGCTGCATTTGACCATGCATACAAGGCACCTGCTTATTCAGTGGATGCGGCAGCCTCGACTGTGCCACAGGCTGACTATGTTTGGCGCATAATTTTGATGGTCGGTGCAATCCCGGCTGCTCTTACTTACTATTGGCGAATGAAGATGCCGGAAACCGCTCGGTTTACGGCCCTTGTTGCAAAGAACGCAAAACAGGCTGTGGCGGACATGTCGAAAGTGTTGAATATTGATCTCGAAGCGGAGGAAGATAAGGTCATAAAGATATCGACAGATCGAACAAATTCCTTCGGCTTGTTCTCCAGGGAATTCTTGAAACGCCACGGACTTCATTTGCTGGGAACTACAACCACTTGGTTCTTATTAGACATTGCATTTTATAGCCAAAACCTATTCCAAAAGGACATCTTCTCGGCCATTGGATGGATTCCTAAGGCCGCAAGCATGAATGCGATCCACGAAGTGTACAAGATCGCTAGAGCTCAAACATTGATCGCTCTATGCAGTACGGTTCCGGGATATTGGTTCACAGTGGCGTTGATCGATATCATGGGAAGATTTGCGATTCAATTGATGGGATTTTTCTTCATGACTGTCTTCATGTTTGCTCTTGCAATTCCATACCATCATTGGACATTGGAACCTAATAGAATTGGGTTTGTGATCATGTATTCGCTCACCTTCTTTTTTGCCAATTTTGGACCCAATGCTACAACATTTGTTGTGCCAGCTGAGATCTTCCCTGCAAGATTGCGATCAACGTGTCACGGAATATCGGCTGCCGCAGGAAAAGCCGGGGCCATCGTCGGGGCATTTGGATTCTTATATGCGGCTCAAAGCACTGATCCGGCCAAGACCGATGCTGGCTACCCACCAGGCATCGGTGTCCGATACTCACTTATCATGCTCGGGGTCATCAATTTCTTCGGAATGCTATTCACTCTACTGGTGCCAGAATCAAAGGGCAAATCACTTGAGGAACTAACAGGTGAAAATGGagatgaaaatgatgaaaaacaGATTCAAATGGATCCTTCAAGGACTGTTCCCATCTGA